One part of the Esox lucius isolate fEsoLuc1 chromosome 10, fEsoLuc1.pri, whole genome shotgun sequence genome encodes these proteins:
- the LOC105012737 gene encoding type-4 ice-structuring protein, translated as MKVFLATIVVVLALAHGSQAQSTQVEELTKYFQDLSAMVTSTTEQLVQKMQAETFMEDGKAQLQQIQEKLAPLAENIQAQLNPLADNVQAQLKPLVDNVQAQMEELFRKVLDQTKAITQ; from the exons ATGAAGGTCTTCCTCGCCACCATTGTTGTTGTGCTTGCTCTGGCTCATG GAAGCCAAGCACAGTCCACTCAAGTTGAGGAGCTGACAAAGTACTTCCAGGATCTGTCAGCTATGGTGACTTCCACCACTGAGCAGCTGGTGCAGAAAATGCAGGCAGA GACCTTCATGGAGGATGGTAAGGCCCAACTGCAGCAGATCCAGGAGAAACTGGCTCCCCTGGCCGAAAACATCCAGGCCCAGCTGAATCCTCTGGCCGATAACGTGCAGGCTCAGCTCAAGCCTCTGGTTGACAACGTCCAGGCTCAGATGGAAGAACTCTTCCGCAAGGTGCTTGACCAGACCAAGGCCATCACCCAGTAA